ACAGAGACCGAAATAAAGATTATAAAGCTCGTTCTGAACGGCTACACGAACAAGGACGTCGCCGACGAGCTTTACATAAGCGAAAAGACTGTAAAGTTCCACCTCTACAAGGTTTTCAAGAAGCTCAAGGTCAAGAACAGGTCCGAGCTTATACTGTTCGGCTTCCGCCACGGGCTGGTAAACTGATGCGGCGAAAAGGGAAGGGGGGCTTACGCCGGCAGGTTTCGGCTTGATTTCACGCCCGAAGGGTCTAAATTTAATGCGGATCTTCCATAGCAGTGGAGTCCCTCGATTCGGCAGCGTAAAAAGACCGCGGTTAAAGGAGAATTCTGAATGAGAGTATGTGTGATCGGCACGGGGTACGTCGGGCTCGTAACCGGGGCCTGCCTTTCCGGCAGCGGGAATAACGTCATCTGCGTCGATATCGACGAGGACAAGATAAGGAGCCTCGAGGAAGGACACGTTCCGTTCTACGAGCCCGGGCTCGAAGACATAGTGAAAAAGAACGTGAAGGAAGGCCGGCTTCATTTCACGAGCGACATCGCTCACGGGGTAAAGAATTCCCTTATCATACTGATAGCCGTCGGCACCCCGCCCAACGAGGACGGCTCGGCAGACATGCAGTACGTCGTGGCCGCCGCCCGCTCGATAGGCGAGCACATGAACGACTACAAGATAGTCGTCACGAAGAGCACCGTCCCCGTGGGCACTACCGAGATGGTGAGGGAAGAGATCAAGAAAATGACGGACGTCGAGTTCGACGTCGCGTCTAACCCCGAATTCTTAAAGGAAGGGGCCGCGGTAGACGACTTCATGAAACCCGACAGGGTGATAATAGGCGTCGATAAGCCGTCCGTCGGCGAGATATTGAGGGAGCTCTACTCGTCGTTCATGCGCTCGGGCGACAGGGCGATAGTGGTGTCGATAAGGTCTTCGGAGCTCGCCAAGTACACGGCGAACGCCATGCTCGCAACGAGAATCTCCTTCATGAACGAGATAGCGAACCTCTGCGAGCTCGTGGGGGCGGACATATCGGACGTGAGAAGGGCGGTCGGCTCGGACAGCCGTATCGGGAGGCATTTCCTTTTCCCGGGAATCGGGTACGGCGGATCGTGTTTCCCGAAGGACGTGAAGGCGCTTATAAATACGGCCTCGGGGCACGGGTATGACCTCAGGCTCTGCGGGGCTACGGACGAGGTGAACCACAATCAGAGGGAGGTTTTCTGGAAGAAGATAGAGCGGCACTTCGGCGGGAACCTCGCGGGCAAGAGGTTCGGCGTGTGGGGTATCTCGTTTAAGCCCGAAACGGACGACATACGCGAGGCGCCGTCGCTGTACGTGATAGACAAGCTGGTTTCGAGCGGGGCCGAGGTCGTCGTGCACGACCCCGTTGCGCTGGGGAACGCCAAGAAGCAGCTCGGCGAGAAGGTCGGCTACGGAGAGTCCAACTACGACGCGTGCAGGGACGCCGATGCGCTCGTCATATGCACAGAATGGAACGAGTACCGCCAGCCCGATTTTCAGACGATGAAGGAGCTCATGAAGGGGCACGTCATCTTCGACGGAAGGAACCTTTACGATCCGAAAAGGCTCTCCCGAGAGGGGTTCAAGTATTACGGGATAGGGGTAGGGAATTAAACCCCGGCGTCCTCGCCGGACATGTTCCTCTTTCCGTAGACGATGAGCTGGTAGCGGTTGTCGAGGCCGAGCTTTCCGAATATGCTCGTGATGTGAGCCTTTACGGTCTTTTCGCTGCTCCCGAGCTTCCGGGCGATTTCACGGTTGCTCTCTCCCTCGGCTATAAGCTGTATAATCCTGAACTCTGTTTTCGTTATCTTCCTGAATTCGAGGTCTTTAAGGCTCGTATTCCTTGCGGGCTGTTTTTTGCTTCCGCCGTTTTTGATGATGTTTATGAGCTCGCTCGTGGTCGTCTCGAAGTTGACGTGTATGATCTTTTCCGTGTCGGGCTCGGTCCCGCCGGACTGTGTGAAGAGTATCACCTTAGATTTGGATTCTCCGGAGGCTACGAGTCCGTCGACGTCGAATTCCCTTTCCCTGTTGTCGATGAAGATAAAGTCCGGTGCGCTGTCCCGTACCATTCCGGAGAGAGCCCCGGGCTCCGAAACCTCGGCCGCGACCTCTACGTCGGCCTCGAATTCCATTATTTTCCTGAGACCGTCCAGAAAGAGCTTCGAGCTCGATA
The Thermodesulfobacteriota bacterium genome window above contains:
- a CDS encoding UDP-glucose/GDP-mannose dehydrogenase family protein yields the protein MRVCVIGTGYVGLVTGACLSGSGNNVICVDIDEDKIRSLEEGHVPFYEPGLEDIVKKNVKEGRLHFTSDIAHGVKNSLIILIAVGTPPNEDGSADMQYVVAAARSIGEHMNDYKIVVTKSTVPVGTTEMVREEIKKMTDVEFDVASNPEFLKEGAAVDDFMKPDRVIIGVDKPSVGEILRELYSSFMRSGDRAIVVSIRSSELAKYTANAMLATRISFMNEIANLCELVGADISDVRRAVGSDSRIGRHFLFPGIGYGGSCFPKDVKALINTASGHGYDLRLCGATDEVNHNQREVFWKKIERHFGGNLAGKRFGVWGISFKPETDDIREAPSLYVIDKLVSSGAEVVVHDPVALGNAKKQLGEKVGYGESNYDACRDADALVICTEWNEYRQPDFQTMKELMKGHVIFDGRNLYDPKRLSREGFKYYGIGVGN
- a CDS encoding response regulator transcription factor, yielding MTRIYKIALVSSSKLFLDGLRKIMEFEADVEVAAEVSEPGALSGMVRDSAPDFIFIDNREREFDVDGLVASGESKSKVILFTQSGGTEPDTEKIIHVNFETTTSELINIIKNGGSKKQPARNTSLKDLEFRKITKTEFRIIQLIAEGESNREIARKLGSSEKTVKAHITSIFGKLGLDNRYQLIVYGKRNMSGEDAGV